CTAGGACCAGCGGAATTTGTTAACATCACAATAGAGATGTATCATCTAAAGTTCAGTCTCCCAAGAGTAATAGAGTTCAGGCTGTACCAGAATAGCATCTCTACCAGTGATATTACCTTGGTCATTAAGCTTCACAATAAAGAAAATGCTAGTCCACCAACTAGTTCAGCACCAAACcaacattaaagggacagttcacccaaaaatgaaaattctctcatcatttactcaccttcatgccatcccagatgtgtatgactttgtttcttcagcagaacacaaacaaagatttttagaaaaatatctcagctctgtaggtccatataatgtaagtgaatggtgaccagacctttgtagctcatttcacaaaaaaaataaaaaacctaggGTGTGGCTTATTTTCGGCTTATTAGCTGGTCATACCACACTGACATATCAGTATAACAGAACCATAAAAGCACAAACAGCTGTCACCATACTGTAAGGATGCACAACAGACTTACTAATAACAGCAATATGAATAGCAATTCAAACACCAACGCACCACTGGAATGCTTAGGCTATTTAAAATACTGCTATTTGCAATTTCTGCAGCCTGACTCCATTAAACGGATTTAATTtccaaaaaaactgtaaaaaactaCATTGCCCACACTCCAAGAAGTCACTGTtacaatgaaaacagaccttcTCAGTGATCTCCCTCTAGCataaatcattgatcaactttTTCTGCCGATGTTGTGTTCTGTGATGTTCTGTtccataaataatgtttttaaatgagCATCTTAATGAGGTGTATATTTCTCTGGTGTTGTCTACATGCCAGGGTATGGCAACTGCCATACTCTACCATATCCAAATGCCGCCTTCAGCACCTGCAGTTTTTGTCAGGGTCCACAATTTGATGAAATAATGCCACAAAGACAGCTGGATAATAGTCAGTTATAGCAGTGCAAACTTTGTGAAAGAGTGCATCACAGCCTCAAAGGGAGTGCTCCCTTATGACTCTTAAAATGACAAATGGGACATCCAATGTAAGCAAAGCAAATCCCACAAGAATGCGAGTCCACATGAAATGCGCCATCTGGGAAAAGGTTATCACGCTGCTTGAATGAAGTACCCAGAATTACCCTACCCTCTGGATACTTGTAGTTGTGTGTAATGTCTTCTATCTCATCTCTGCCCACTGCCTTGGTGCTGATGAGCTTCCCCACTGCCGTAGTTGATCCCCCCATCTTAAACACCCTTCCATCTCTCAATTTAATGTACTCCACCACGTCAGCGTTCACCTCAGCGAACAAGTACGGGACATCATATTTGAAAGTGAGCTCGCCCTCCTTAATGGCTCTCACAGGGGCAGGACCACAACAGAATGCACCTGACAGAGGAAGGGCAACAAAAATTATTTCTTCATTTACTGTATTGCTCATCTTCTATGAGACTTTTTGATCATTGGCTTACCATCACTTCTATGCTGGGGTGTGGGATCACTTGCCTGCCAACCCTCATACCCAAGCGCTAGGTCTGAGCGTGTCATCCAACTTTCCACCCATACATGGAAGTTCCTGAAAAAAGACAACAATTTGATGGAGCAGAAAGTCTTgttaatctgcagttttactAAAAAAGTTCAGTTCATTTTTTTCAGTCCAGTACTGCCTTGATAAATCAGCAGCTATATTTTACAGTTACATTTCCCATATCTGCATTATCAATTCTCTGTTATCTGGTGTCAAAAGAGAGTTATAAGGCATAGTGGCCTATGCAACCGTAAGTTATTAATTTTCAATGACTGTTGGAGATTTGAGGCAGCATGAAAGACTGTGACTGTTGGTGGTATGGAAAGTTGAGCAGAGatgaactttatgcaaatgagcagcaaCACAATGCGACAACTACCGATGGCAGTGTAGACAGTGGAGGTCACGTGATCTACCAGTGAGTCGAGTAGAAACCGCTACTTGAAACAGTATTGCAACTAACAAGCTCCAGAAATTGAACTGCTGTCCATATGAACATCTCTGTAATTGTTGATCACGAAACATACCATATGGAGTCGTCAGAAATGTTCTCGTCAAATTCGTTGTAGAAACGTTCCCTTAATAGATCACCGTTGCTGTCATGTGCTGATCCAAAGTTAGTGACGACTCTGCATGGGATTCCCAAAGCTCTGGACACTGGgatacaaaacaaacacaaaacagttaTATTCAAATCCAGATAATATGAGATAATCATAGGGACATCTCATAAGTTGGAACAATTAGAAATGGATCTTTAAATAGTAATGATTGTATCCCAAATACTGGGGGTTTTGAACATTTAAACTTCTAAAAGCCCCCTGCTACAGTTATTCTGATGTCCCTGAATAATCCAAAGGGTTTACTGACATGGTCAATAGAAATTCTATACATTCCTGTTTAcgaaatacactgatgagccaaaacattatgatcactcataagtgaagcgaataacattgatcatctcctaacaaggccatatatcaaagtctgggtagattagatggtaagcaaacaatcagttcttgtagtaaacgtgttgaatgcaggagaaatgggcaggtgtaaagacctgagcgactttgacaagggccaaattgttatggtcagacgactgggtcagagcatctctgaaatggcaaggcttgtggggtgctcctggtcagcagtagtgagtacctaccaacagctgtccgaggagggacaaaccacaaaccagcaacagggtgttgggcgcccaaggctcatcgatacatgagggcaacaaaggctatcccgtctggtccgaactgacagaaggtctactgtggcataagtcacagaaaattttaatgatggttacgggaggaatgtgtcacaaaacagtgcatcgcaccctgctgcttaTGGGACAGCGTAGTCGTAGACCGGTGGACAATGAGCACGCGAGTGCCGGAACTCATGTGAACGGTCATGtatgtgtgcaccgtttacctgggcaAGTGAcagcaccaggatgcactgtgggaagacgacaagctggtgaagggagtgtaatgctctgggcaatgttctgctgggaaacctttgGTTCAGCCATTCATAtggacatgtgccacctacctaaacatcattgcagacaaggtactccccttcatggcaatggtattccctgatggcagtggcctctttcagcagtatAATGTGACCTGCCACACTGAACATATTGTTCAGGAATTGTTTAATGGacttgatgaagagttcaaggtgttgccctggtctccaaatttcccagatctcaatccgattgagcatctgtgggatgtgctggaccaacaagtccgattcaTGGCGGCTCTATCTCACAACTTCCAGGacctgaaggatctgctgcttggtgccagataccacaggacaccttcaggggtcttgtagagtccatacaTCGGcagtttggtgctgttttggcggcacccggaggaccaacagcatattaggcaagtcgtcataatgttttggcttatcagtgtataaAAGCAGAACAACttagacaaataaaataaaacatgcataaaaaCTTCATCAGCAAACAGGTTCACCAGATTTCTGTAATCTACAATATAATGATGCAGCAGCTTGCTAAATGGTTGAATGATTGTAAATTGACTTGTGGTAATTAGCCCACAAGTTAATGAATCACCTGTGCAGGCGACAGCTGCGAACACCCAGCACTGTCCATAACGCACCCTCCTGCAACCTCCATGACTCCATTGTCGGAGGATGGTACAGCTGTCCTTCCAGGCGGTCGGCCTCATGGCATCTTCATACTCACCCGACCAGTTACCCACTAGAACACCTTTATCATCATTGCTGTTGATCTGCGCAATAAAAGACATCATGAATGAACAAACCAAGAAGCAAacgacccttacaaaaaaattagAGTTGCcataaacttgctgcaaacttgccacaaattcaccactcattaatttcaacatacaaatGACATTTGTGGCAATCACTTCATTGTCgctaaaggtttgctgcaggttcaccactaccggtgaagagctgcaaatttctggcaaaTTTGTTTTTGCTAAATTAGCTTGTGTGAATaacaagctaatttgcatgtaaaaataacgaGTGGAATATTTGCGGCGAGTTTGCGTcaactttagattttttgtaaggggacGGAGGGACACCTGATTGACTTCTGTTAAAAaagttgttttgtgttgttttgtgaagcacactaattttttttagattgaaTATCTACTGCACTTTTGATCTGCAACACTTTTGTTAGACTAATCAGCTGCTCATTTGCAGATTATTAgccaaatgtatcttgtttagtTTATATTATagcattaatcaattaatttgaTCTTTGTTTATCAATGTTCTGATGTATTCTTTGGTCTGGGTTACAGCCCTGTGGTCTGGCACTGAAAGTGGCTTGACATATTCCTGATTGGTTTGGAAATGTCTGGAATGTGACATTGAAATGTGGCTCCTCCTGTCTCATTTACTTTACTGATATCACTGATATAAAGATTTTCTcacattcttacacattttatgaAGCGTTTTACTCACCATGGCACTAATCACTCTTGTCACATAAATTGGGTTTCTCCTCTCTGAACAATCCAGAGCTGCGTCACTTATATATTTGGGGTTTTCATCTAAAATCTTCAGACAGATGTCCAGTATGCCTGGCTCAAACTGTGAAGAAAGACGAAACAAGTTATATTTGATAAGACTACTGTGAATCTGTTTTATCCTTGTTTGGAGAAAGGAAATTGATTTAAACAGGGAACATCAACAAGTGcaaagtagggatgggcatttcgattaattttgtagtcaagtactctatcacaggggttttcaaactgggttttttaatgaataaaagaGTAAATGTTTCACTCTGTTTTCTAAGGactataaatatatttgaattaaaCTAAAATGTTCTTCTAAATGCAACATTAATAGCGGGTAAAAAAAAGATAAGTGGTCAacttaatacaaatattttacagatatttatttatttatttcagatattttatatatttactgtatatataaatatattcttttttttaagttttatatttattttagcaTTATTTGAGCCACCGTCATGGGAGGTGGatgcgctaatgaggaggctaaaggctacagcctcttgcGTCAGTTgttagtgtgcctcttgaggccaggggaatgAGGttcacacatactgcacagcaaTCACGTACCAGCttgctcccgttacactcacccccctaaacctcactcccatctgggtcacggcaccactgtaaccagtcctgcttgacctgctctgAGCAGGATTCGAACAGGTGTCAGcctgcatgggaggcgggtgcgctaatgaggaggctaaaggccacagcctctagcgtcagttgctagtgcgcccACCCCCCCACccgtccctctctctctctctctctctctctctctctctctctctctctctctctctctctctctctctctctctctatatctatatatatatatatatatatatttaattggatttatatgaactgtaattatttattactaaataattatttcaaattaTTTAACAATACcacgcttattatttttcttaagcGTATGAATAGGTCTTTATACAAGAAAATATATCACAGCTTTTCTCATTTTTGGAAGGGTGTCCCTTGCAAAGGGATAATCATATTTGGTGGTCCTTGGAATCAAaaggtttgaaaacccctgctctaacACATAAAAAACCCATAATCGATTAtagaaatttagaatttaagttgATAAATTATAGCACAATGCATAAATAACATTTAGATTCAAATATGACCAAAATTAAGCGCATACATTTGATACAAAACACATTGaaacatacattccaagtcttctgaagcaatacagtcACTTccaataatgaaagaattttctttttgggtgaactattcctttaacaacgtcATGCATTCACAGCACCAACCAATGCATGGAGTTGTAACTTCAAGATATAGGTGAATGAAGCACTTTCATTGTTGCCCACTGCAAGCAAAGgcacaaagaaaaatcaaattgcaatattcgagtagcgttttactagtcaaatatttaaagatgaacgagtactcgattttatcgattactcgtgcacatccctagcgCAAATACCTTTTGGGGTATTCATGAATGCGTAATTATTGTAAAGGAATCATAAGGATGTTTTGAGGTTAAGTACCTGTCCAAAGGTCCATGGGAGTTCTGTGATGTGTTTGGGTATCCCGCGGTAAATCAGGCCGTCCTGCGAGAGGACGTATTCCTCCCTTTCAGCTTCACTAGCCAGGTACACAGAGTCCCCTAAAATAGCAAACACAGATTTTTcacacattacatttacattttatgagttcactggttcatatagtcctgcAGCATATTAAGGTAAATGGATTTGGCATGCTGTCCTTAATGGAGAGACCCAAGAATGGGACTTGAGTTCTATGTTCCCCACCTGGACAATCTGACTAAAGCTAGGAATATAGAAacaattttgaaataataaatCCTATCAGCGTTACAAAATTTAAAAGTGGAAACTGGGATGCAGAGGGATTCTGGGAGAATTGTCACCAGAGTCAAGAAAGCAGCCACTTGTGTATCCTTGAGACATAATTAGCTGAACAAGTAGACTAGATGAACAAGCTCTTCCCAAACTTATGTTTGgaactttattacatttacattcattcattattcattCACCTCACTGTATGTACTGATACCGATCTCTTGAGATACATATGCCTTGTGCATTCAATTGATTTCTTTATTAACATTACCTACAAAATAGCATCAACATACTAAGAGAACTTACTTTTGCACCAAGGGTTAAAGAGCAGGACAAAATCTCCTAGACCGACTCCAGCTCCCTGATCCAGGATCAGATTATAGACTCCAATAGGGGCGTTTGGGTGTGAGCACACGGTCAGAGAGACTGTACTCTCTGACATTAGTTCTGCAGTAGCACTCCAGCATGTTCTAGAGATGAATTTGCTGAGGCCGAATGTTGCTTTAGTTTGTGCATCCACTGAAGGTATTGGACCTTAAATCAAACAGAAAAAGACATGAATGGATAAACACAAGTCTCCTCTTAATATGACTTGCACGTTTTGAAGCCTTTACATCATGTTCTTAATTATATACTTGCAATATGACATGACTAT
The genomic region above belongs to Myxocyprinus asiaticus isolate MX2 ecotype Aquarium Trade chromosome 28, UBuf_Myxa_2, whole genome shotgun sequence and contains:
- the LOC127418766 gene encoding protein-glutamine gamma-glutamyltransferase 2-like, encoding MDEALAIECIDLACEVNNTDHHTQMNSLDRLIVRRGQPFTITLHLQPIAHFHNGAKVNFIAKTGPIPSVDAQTKATFGLSKFISRTCWSATAELMSESTVSLTVCSHPNAPIGVYNLILDQGAGVGLGDFVLLFNPWCKRDSVYLASEAEREEYVLSQDGLIYRGIPKHITELPWTFGQFEPGILDICLKILDENPKYISDAALDCSERRNPIYVTRVISAMINSNDDKGVLVGNWSGEYEDAMRPTAWKDSCTILRQWSHGGCRRVRYGQCWVFAAVACTVSRALGIPCRVVTNFGSAHDSNGDLLRERFYNEFDENISDDSIWNFHVWVESWMTRSDLALGYEGWQASDPTPQHRSDGAFCCGPAPVRAIKEGELTFKYDVPYLFAEVNADVVEYIKLRDGRVFKMGGSTTAVGKLISTKAVGRDEIEDITHNYKYPEGSEEERKVYEKTNHHNRLTQAEEEPGLHIKIRVTPDMQIGSDFDTYTELKNNTIVTKTCRVMFYAQAVSYNGKLGETCGLSEFTEINLGSTEGGKVTLRLEYADYSKAITQDRMIKLVALLIDVETCEFYRATKTIVLDSPEISVNILGMPKVGRNLVADMALQNPLPEPLENCVFTIHGANLTDGKPITHKVGRVGPKEFATAKVEFTPKMPGQRKILIDFASDKLHNIEAYENLIIYE